The Harpia harpyja isolate bHarHar1 chromosome 10, bHarHar1 primary haplotype, whole genome shotgun sequence genome includes a region encoding these proteins:
- the ENTPD7 gene encoding ectonucleoside triphosphate diphosphohydrolase 7 — protein MARIGVSCPSWRSAGPCPCPGPCPCPCPGLRQRPAALGLALAVGLLLLLLLAAAAPRRWAAPPRAARRDERYLARAEELTATDTEDSTLNYGVVVDCGSSGSRVFVYFWPPHNGNPHDLLDIKQMRDRSSRPVVKKIKPGISVAAAAAPEQATPYLRPLLRFAAAHVPAQKHKETPLYILCTAGMRLLPERQQAAILEDLVRNVPLEFDFLFSKSHAEVISGKQEGVYAWIGINFVLGRFDHEDEEDAVVTVALGDQGESLVRKRTVGILDMGGASLQIAYEVPDSGAFSSPQQEEAAKSLLAEFNLGCDVQHTGHVYRVYVNTFLGFGGNFARQRYEELVLNQTYVHNRLHGQQTGLSPETPFLDPCLPVGLEDTVMRGGQTLFVRGRGDWLACAELLQPLLAGPKSSQASLVRAYKAPIDFGNSEFYGFSEFFYCTEDVLRLGGRYSAPTFTSAAQEYCSQRWEVLTQRFRGGLYSAHADQHRLKYQCFKSAWMYQVLHQGFRFPLDYPSLRTAQLVYDREVQWTLGAILYKTRFLPLRDLRQESIRQAHTSWLRLSFVYNHYLFFACILVVVLAIVLYLLRLRRIHRRQLRAAQLTLLWLDKVVVPPSQGNGP, from the exons ATGGccag GATCGGCGTTTCCTGCCCGTCGTGGCGCTCGGCGGGACCCTGCCCGTGCCCGGGgccgtgcccgtgcccgtgcccgggactgcggcagcgcccggcggcgCTGGGGCTGGCCCTCgccgtggggctgctgctgctgctgctgctggcggccgccgccccccgccgctgggccgcgccgccccgcgccgcccgacGCGACGAGAG GTACCTGGCGCGGGCAGAGGAGCTGACGGCCACCGACACCGAGGACTCGACCCTCAATTACGGGGTGGTCGTGGACTGCGGGAGCAGCGGGTCCCGGGTCTTCGTCTACTTCTGGCCCCCGCACAACGGGAACCCCCACGACCTGCTGGACATCAAACAGATGAGGGACCGGAGCAGCCGCCCCGTCGTCAAGAAAATTAAACCGG gcatctccgtggcggcggcggcggccccggagCAAGCTACGCCCTACCTGCGTCCTCTGCTTCGCTTCGCGGCAGCCCACGTCCCAGCTCAGAAGCACAAGGAAACTCCGCTTTACATCCTGTGCACGGCAGGCATGCGGCTGCTGCCCGAGAG GCAGCAAGCTGCAATCCTGGAGGACTTGGTGAGAAACGTGCCCCTGGAGTTTGATTTCCTCTTCTCCAAATCACATGCAGAAGTGATCTCAGGGAAACAGGAAG GTGTCTATGCTTGGATTGGCATCAACTTTGTCCTGGGCCGGTTTGATCACGAGGACG AGGAGGATGCGGTGGTCACCGTAGCGCTGGGGGACCAGGGAGAGTCCCTGGTTCGGAAACGAACAGTTGGGATCCTAGACATGGGAGGTGCCTCCCTGCAGATCGCCTACGAAGTGCCCGACTCCGGAGCTTTCTCCTCCCCGCAGCAG GAGGAGGCTGCTAAGAGCTTGCTGGCGGAATTCAACCTGGGCTGCGATGTGCAGCACACTGGCCACGTGTACCGCGTCTACGTCAACACCTTCCTGGGCTTCGGGGGCAATTTTGCCCGGCAGCGCTACGAGGAGCTTGTGCTGAACCAGACCTATGTGCACAACCG CCTGCATGGCCAGCAGACAGGGCTGAGCCCCGAGACGCCCTTCCTGGacccctgcctgcctgtggggctggaggacaCAGTGATGAGGGGCGGCCAAACCCTGTTTGTGCGGGGGCGAGGGGACTGGCTGGCCTGTGcggagctgctgcagcccctcctggCTGGGCCCAAAAGCAGCCAGGCCTCCCTGGTGAGGGCATACAAAGCACCCATCGACTTTGGCAACAGCGAGTTTTACGGCTTCTCCGAGTTCTTCTACTGCACTGAGGACGTGCTGCGCCTGGGGGGCCGCTACAGTGCCCCCACCTTCACCTCTGCTGCCCAG GAGTACTGCAGCCAGCGATGGGAGGTGCTGACCCAGCGCTTCCGTGGTGGCCTCTACTCGGCACACGCTGACCAGCACCGGCTGAA GTATCAGTGCTTCAAATCAGCCTGGATGTACCAAGTCCTTCACCAGGGCTTCCGCTTCCCCCTGGACTACCCCAGCCTGCGCACGGCCCAGCTGGTGTATGACCGGGAGGTGCAGTGGACGCTGGGAGCCATCCTCTACAAGACGCGGTTTCTGCCACTCAG GGATCTCCGGCAGGAGAGCATCCGGCAAGCACACACCTCCTGGCTGCGCCTCTCCTTTGTCTACAACCACTATCTCTTCTTCGCCTGCATCCTGGTCGTAGTGCTGGCCATAGTCCTCTACCTCCTGCGGCTGCGCCGCATCCACCGCCGGCAGCTGCGTGCGGCCCAGCTCACCCTGCTTTGGCTGGACAAGGTGGTGGTGCCGCCGAGCCAGGGAAATGGGCCATGA
- the SLC25A28 gene encoding mitoferrin-2 — MDAAGRGGAGARGRGGAARGPGGGGGGGAMELGAGAGAGAGPGPGARGGAESGRVLLLLMGGGGGSAGRARRGGAEAEAGPGPGAGAGPGGPEAARGPEPRSPPAPDYEALPQGAAVSTHMLAGAVAGVMEHCVMYPVDCVKTRMQSLRPEPAARYRNVLEALWRIARTEGVWRPMRGMNITATGAGPAHALYFACYEKLKKTLSDVIHAGGNSHVANGAAGCVATLLHDAAMNPAEVVKQRMQMYNSPYQRVTDCVRAVWRNEGAGAFYRSYTTQLTMNIPFQAIHFMTYEFLQEQLNPHRQYNPGSHVVSGACAGAVAAAATTPLDVCKTLLNTQESLALSSNISGHITGMANAFRTVYQVGGVTAYFRGVQARVIYQMPSTAIAWSVYEFFKYILTKRQEERRAGK, encoded by the exons atggacgcggcggggcggggcggggcgggagcccgggggcggggcggcgcggcgcggggcccgggcggcggcggcggcggcggcgccatGGAGctgggggcgggcgcgggggcgggcgcgggcccgggccccggcgcgcggggcggcgcggagtCGGGCCGcgtcctgctgctgctgatgggcggcggcggcggcagcgcgggccgggcgcggcggggaggcgcggaggcggaggcggggcCGGGTCCCGGCGCCGGTGCCGGCCCGGGGGGGCCCGAGGCGGCGCGGGGCCCCGagccgcgctccccgcccgcccccgatTACGAGGCGCTGCCGCAGGGCGCCGCCGTCTCCACGCACATGCTGGCGGGCGCCGTGGCGGGCGTCATGGAGCACTGCGTGATGTACCCCGTCGACTGCGTCAAg ACGCGGATGCAGAGCCTGCGGCCGGAGCCCGCCGCCCGGTACCGGAACGTGCTGGAGGCCCTGTGGCGCATCGCCCGCACCGAGGGCGTCTGGCGGCCCATGCGGGGCATGAACATCACCGCCACCGGCGCCGGCCCGGCCCACGCCCTCTACTTCGCCTGCTACGAAAAGTTAAAAAAGACGCTGAGCGACGTTATCCACGCGGGGGGCAATAGCCATGTGGCCAACG GTGCAGCCGGGTGTGTAGCAACGTTGCTCCACGATGCAGCCATGAACCCTGCTGAAG TGGTCAAACAGAGGATGCAGATGTACAACTCGCCTTACCAGCGTGTGACGGACTGTGTGCGGGCTGTGTGGCGCAACGAAGGGGCCGGAGCTTTCTACCGCAGCTACACCACCCAGCTCACCATGAACATCCCCTTCCAAGCCATTCACTTCATGACCTACGAGTTCTTGCAAGAGCAGCTCAACCCCCACAGACAGTACAACCCAGGCTCCCACGTGGTCTCCGGAGCCTGTGCGGGGGCTGTCGCTGCTGCTGCCACTACGCCTTTGGACGTTTGCAAAACGCTGCTCAACACCCAGGAGTCCCTGGCCTTGAGCTCCAACATCAGCGGACACATCACAGGCATGGCCAATGCCTTCAGGACGGTGTACCAAGTGGGCGGCGTGACCGCCTACTTCAGAGGGGTCCAGGCAAGAGTCATTTATCAGATGCCCTCAACGGCGATCGCCTGGTCTGTGTACGAGTTCTTCAAATACATCCTCACCAAGCGCCAGGAGGAGCGGCGGGCTGGGAAGTGA